Below is a genomic region from Citrobacter telavivensis.
TAATCCCTTCGTGCAGTTCCTGCGTCCTTTGCCAAAAATTGCGCTGATCCCGCTGGCCGTCGTCTGGCTGGGGATTGGCGAGGCCTCCAAGTTTTTCCTGATTTTCATCGCCACATTTTTGAGCGTGGTGGTGGGTGCATCGGCGGCCGTTGAGCGTATTGGTCGTTCGCGCATCCGCGTGGCGCAGACGCTGGGCGCATCACGCAGGCAAATCTTCCTGCGCGTGGTGTTGCCGGATGCGCTGCCGGATCTCTTTACCACCGTCAGGCTCTCCATTGGCATCGGCTGGACGTCGCTGATTGCCGCAGAGATGGTCGCTGCCAGCTCTGGTCTGGGTTGGATGGTGATCAACGCCAGCGCTTACTTGCGCACCGATATTGTCATGCTTGGTATTTTGCTGTTGGGCGGTATTGGCTATCTCCTGGATTTATTGCTGCTGGGGTTACAGCGCCTGATGGTGCCCTGGGCGGGGAAAGAATAATGAGTGCTATTAACCTGGAAAATGTGTCGCTCTCTTTTGCGGCGAAACCGCAGCCGTTTACAGTGCTGGAAGATATCAACCTGAGCCTCAACAGCGGCGAGTTTGTGGTCCTGCTTGGGCCGTCTGGCTGTGGTAAATCCACCATCCTGAACCTGGTCGCCGGGTTTAGTAAACCGGATCGGGGGCGAGTGGTGGCTGGCGGCAAAACGGTACGACAGCCTGGTCCCGATCGCGGGATGATCTTCCAGCAACCCAACCTGTTCCCGTGGCTGTCGGTGCTGGAAAACGTCACCTTTGGCCCACGTCTGGGCAAACACCACAAGGATGAAACCAACGTGCAGGCGCAGGCATGGCTTGAGCGAGTGGGGCTGAAAGGCTTTGAACATCACGCC
It encodes:
- a CDS encoding ABC transporter permease subunit, with protein sequence MRLSQHIAISVVSVAIFFIVWQVAATQQWVDPLLLPSLTDIGLTTEELLADGYRQVPLWEHIAVSLARALGAFSVAIIIGIPLGLLMGLSDGLAAVLNPFVQFLRPLPKIALIPLAVVWLGIGEASKFFLIFIATFLSVVVGASAAVERIGRSRIRVAQTLGASRRQIFLRVVLPDALPDLFTTVRLSIGIGWTSLIAAEMVAASSGLGWMVINASAYLRTDIVMLGILLLGGIGYLLDLLLLGLQRLMVPWAGKE
- a CDS encoding ATP-binding cassette domain-containing protein, which translates into the protein MSAINLENVSLSFAAKPQPFTVLEDINLSLNSGEFVVLLGPSGCGKSTILNLVAGFSKPDRGRVVAGGKTVRQPGPDRGMIFQQPNLFPWLSVLENVTFGPRLGKHHKDETNVQAQAWLERVGLKGFEHHAPWQLSGGMKQRVALARAWLPGPEVLLLDEPFGALDAQTRLMMQELLREAWLSTGTTLLFVTHDVEEALFLADRILIMSAKPGKIVDEIVLPFGRDRDIETLAEHPAYSEIKHHVLHRVRQEAKRHLS